The proteins below come from a single Kryptolebias marmoratus isolate JLee-2015 linkage group LG12, ASM164957v2, whole genome shotgun sequence genomic window:
- the dhx58 gene encoding probable ATP-dependent RNA helicase DHX58: protein MADLKLYAYQEEVVERALKRENVIIWLPTGGGKTRAAVYVAKRHLETTANAKVVVLVNKVHLVNQHYANEFEPFLGNQYKLVKVSGDTEEKDFFGKVIQIKDVIICTAQILYNAMINKEEAKHAELSDITLLIIDECHHTQKEDAYNKIMRCYLEKKLKGQRPLPQILGLTASPGTGGAKILEDAVTHILQVCANLDSAIVSTKNYIPELKKNVPRPRKTFDIVEKRHADPFGDHLKWMMQQIHEFMDLPSDARLRECGTQEYEADVVELEKRGVKDSNRLVAQCALHLRQYNDALLINDTLRMLDAYGSLEDFYNTKLISAMDGTDFFLVGLFQENQVELKNLTTQSCFENPKMGKLESVLLNQFGSGVPSKGILFCKTRKSTRCLNDWVRQNRALQKAGIKAAILTGAGNGIDYMTQNEQKDTIRNFRSDKLNLLISTSVAEEGLDIPECNLVVRYGLLTNEIAQQQASGRARARDSQYSVVADAGGGEVRRELINEALEELTGKAIAEVQRMSDREFRKKITTLQTEAILCKKLLEERQMQRNSRYAASSIQLLCRNCFTPVASGSDIKLLENAHYVNINSDFKNNYKRGANVMLQKSFEDWEPGCIVVCNNGNCNKEWGFEMKYKECALLPNLAIKNFALETPDGRITVKKWKDVPFMVEDFSFEKYCLDIMPGLFD, encoded by the exons ATGGCAGATCTGAAACTGTATGCATACCAGGAGGAAGTGGTTGAAAGGGCTCTTAAGAGAGAAAACGTCATCATTTGGCTGCCAACGGGAGGTGGAAAGACCCGAGCTGCTGTGTATGTGGCCAAAAGACATCTGGAGACCACCGCAAACGCTAAGGTGGTGGTCCTGGTCAACAAG GTTCACCTTGTGAACCAGCATTACGCCAATGAGTTCGAGCCTTTTCTGGGAAACCAGTATAAGCTCGTGAAGGTGAGCGGAGACACCGAGGAGAAGGATTTCTTCGGGAAAGTGATTCAGATCAAAGATGTCATCATCTGCACAGCGCAGATCCTTTACAACGCCATGATTAACAAGGAGGAAGCGAAGCACGCCGAACTCTCAG ACATAACTCTGCTGATAATCGATGAGTGTCACCACACCCAAAAGGAGGATGCctacaacaaaataatgagaTGCTACTTGgagaaaaaactgaaaggaCAAAGACCGTTACCACAGATCCTGGGTCTCACAGCCTCACCTGGGACAGGTGGAGCAAAGATCCTGGAAGACGCTGTGACACACATACTGCAG GTCTGTGCGAACCTGGACTCAGCTATAGTCTCGACTAAAAACTACATCCCTGAGCTGAAGAAGAACGTACCCAGACCCAGGAAGACTTTTGACATCGTGGAGAAACGGCACGCT gATCCATTTGGAGATCATCTGAAGTGGATGATGCAACAGATCCACGAGTTCATGGACCTTCCCTCTGACGCCAGGCTGAGAGAGTGCGGCACACAAGAATACGAGGCAGACGTGGTGGAGCTGGAGAAGCGAG GAGTCAAAGACAGCAACAGACTCGTGGCGCAGTGTGCGCTCCATCTCCGACAGTACAACGATGCTTTGCTCATCAACGACACGCTTCGAATGCTGGATGCGTATGGCTCCCTGGAGGACTTCTACAACACGAAGCTCATCTCAGCCATGGATGGAACAGACTTCTTCCTGGTGGGGCTTTTCCAAg AGAATCAGGTGGAGCTGAAGAATCTAACCACACAATCCTGCTTTGAGAACCCGAAAATGGGCAAACTGGAGAGCGTTCTGTTGAATCAGTTTGGTTCAGGCGTCCCATCGAAGGGAATCCTCTTTTGTAAAACCCGCAAAAGCACCCGCTGCCTCAACGACTGGGTCCGCCAGAATAGGGCCTTGCAGAAAGCTGGCATCAAGGCAGCCATACTCACTGGGGCTGGCAATGGCATCGATTACATGACACAG AATGAGCAGAAGGACACGATTCGCAACTTCCGCAGCGATAAGCTCAACCTCCTGATCTCCACCAGCGTCGCTGAGGAAGGCCTCGACATTCCCGAATGCAACCTGGTGGTCCGTTATGGGCTCCTCACGAATGAGATCGCCCAGCAGCAGGCCAGTGGACGTGCCCGAGCGAGAGACAGCCAGTACTCGGTTGTCGCTGATGCAGGAGGAGGCGAGGTCCGCAGAGAGCTCATCAACGAGGCCCTGGAGGAGCTGACCGGAAAAGCAATCGCTGAGGTCCAGAGGATGAGCGATCGAGAGTTTCGCAAAAAG ATAACCACCCTCCAAACAGAGGCCATCCTGTGTAAAAAACTTTTAGAGGAACGTCAGATGCAGAGGAACAGCCGCTACGCTGCTTCCAGCATCCAGCTCTTGTGTAGAAACTGTTTTACACCAGTGGCCTCAGGGAGTGACATTAAACTTCTTGAAAATGCACACTACGTCAACATAAATTCCGACTTTAA aaataattacaaacgTGGTGCAAATGTGATGCTGCAAAAAAGTTTTGAGGACTGGGAGCCTGGATGCATAGTTGTTTGTAATAATGGCAACTGCAACAAG GAGTGGGGGTTTGAAATGAAATACAAAGAGTGCGCCTTGCTGCCCAACCTAGCCATTAAAAACTTCGCCCTGGAGACTCCGGATGGAAGGATAACTGTGAAGAAGTGGAAAGATGTTCCTTTCATGGTTGAGGACTTCAGCTTTGAAAAGTATTGCCTCGACATCATGCCTGGCCTGTTTGATTAA